The Herbaspirillum sp. RTI4 genome has a segment encoding these proteins:
- a CDS encoding GatB/YqeY domain-containing protein: protein MSLKQQITDDMKTAMRAKDAPRLGAIRLITAAIKQKEVDERIELDDAQVQAIIDKMIKQRKDSISQFEAGGRQDLADIEKAELEILGGYMPEGLSDEEIQAEVSAAVAAVGAKGPQDMGKVMGVLKPKLAGRADMTAVSALVKAALA from the coding sequence ATGAGTCTGAAACAGCAAATCACCGACGACATGAAAACCGCCATGCGAGCCAAGGATGCGCCGCGACTGGGTGCCATCCGTTTGATTACTGCCGCCATCAAGCAAAAAGAAGTGGATGAGCGCATCGAGCTGGATGACGCCCAGGTGCAAGCCATCATCGACAAGATGATCAAGCAGCGCAAAGACTCGATCAGCCAGTTTGAAGCCGGCGGTCGTCAAGATCTGGCGGATATCGAAAAGGCCGAGCTGGAAATTCTGGGTGGCTATATGCCCGAAGGCCTGTCGGATGAGGAAATTCAAGCCGAAGTCAGCGCTGCTGTGGCCGCCGTTGGTGCCAAGGGCCCGCAGGACATGGGCAAAGTCATGGGTGTGCTCAAGCCGAAGCTGGCGGGTCGCGCTGACATGACGGCAGTGTCGGCGCTGGTGAAGGCTGCGCTGGCGTGA
- the rpsU gene encoding 30S ribosomal protein S21, which yields MTTIRLKENEPFEVAMRRFKRTIEKTGLLTELRAREFYEKPTAERKRKLAAAVKRHYKRIRSQQLPKKLF from the coding sequence ATGACCACTATTCGCCTTAAAGAAAACGAGCCGTTCGAAGTTGCGATGCGTCGCTTCAAGCGCACCATTGAAAAAACCGGACTGCTGACCGAGCTGCGTGCACGGGAGTTTTACGAAAAGCCGACAGCGGAACGTAAGCGCAAACTTGCCGCCGCAGTCAAGCGTCATTACAAGCGTATCCGCAGCCAGCAACTGCCTAAAAAGCTGTTCTAA
- a CDS encoding NAD(P)/FAD-dependent oxidoreductase, whose protein sequence is MTQQFDVAVIGAGAAGMMCAAVAGQRGKRVVLIDHASKLGEKIRISGGGRCNFTNLGAAPQHFLSSNPHFCKSALSRYTPQDFLTLLKRHRIGYHEKHKGQLFCDNSAEDIITMLRAECDLGGVSWRMPCRVDGLTQQDGLFHIATDAGVISAGSVVMATGGLSIPKIGATDLSYRIARQFDLKVVETRPGLVPLTFDAAGWQPFADLAGIALPVEVEAGEKKARGFFAEDLLFTHRGISGPGILQISSYWTPGSALTLNLLPGIDIAGLLIEGKNSNKKQLGNTLSQWLPGRLADGWLTANGFAADARIADLPDKQLQRLGDTLNRWSVKPSGSEGYRKAEVTLGGVDTRELSQQTMMATKVPGLHFIGEAVDVTGWLGGYNFQWAWASGMAAGLAL, encoded by the coding sequence ATGACTCAACAGTTTGATGTCGCCGTCATTGGCGCGGGTGCCGCCGGCATGATGTGTGCTGCTGTCGCAGGGCAGCGCGGCAAGCGCGTAGTGCTGATCGACCACGCGTCCAAGTTGGGCGAAAAAATCCGCATTTCCGGCGGTGGGCGCTGCAATTTCACCAATCTTGGCGCTGCGCCTCAGCATTTTCTGTCGAGCAATCCGCACTTTTGCAAAAGTGCTTTGTCGCGTTATACGCCACAAGATTTCCTGACCTTGCTGAAACGGCATCGGATCGGATATCACGAAAAACATAAGGGTCAGTTGTTTTGCGACAACAGTGCCGAAGACATCATCACCATGCTGCGCGCCGAGTGCGATCTGGGCGGGGTGAGCTGGCGCATGCCTTGTCGCGTGGATGGACTGACCCAGCAGGATGGGCTATTTCACATTGCGACCGATGCGGGCGTTATCAGCGCCGGCAGCGTCGTGATGGCGACGGGCGGTTTATCGATACCGAAGATCGGCGCGACTGACCTGTCGTACCGGATTGCGCGCCAGTTTGATCTGAAGGTCGTGGAAACCCGTCCCGGGCTGGTGCCGCTGACTTTTGATGCGGCTGGCTGGCAGCCTTTTGCCGATCTGGCCGGCATCGCTTTACCGGTGGAAGTCGAGGCGGGAGAGAAAAAAGCGCGCGGCTTTTTTGCCGAGGATTTGCTATTTACGCATCGCGGCATATCCGGCCCGGGGATACTGCAAATTTCCAGTTACTGGACGCCCGGTTCTGCGCTGACTCTGAATCTCTTGCCGGGGATCGATATCGCCGGGCTGTTGATAGAAGGCAAAAACAGCAATAAGAAACAGCTTGGCAATACCTTGTCGCAATGGTTGCCGGGGCGGCTGGCTGACGGCTGGTTGACGGCCAATGGTTTTGCCGCCGACGCCCGTATCGCCGATTTGCCAGACAAGCAATTGCAGCGCCTCGGTGATACGCTGAACCGTTGGAGCGTCAAACCCAGCGGGTCGGAAGGTTACCGCAAGGCAGAGGTTACGCTGGGCGGGGTCGATACCCGCGAGTTGTCGCAGCAGACCATGATGGCGACCAAAGTGCCGGGATTGCATTTCATCGGTGAGGCGGTCGATGTTACGGGCTGGCTGGGCGGCTACAATTTCCAGTGGGCCTGGGCGTCAGGAATGGCGGCGGGTCTGGCGCTATAA
- a CDS encoding YbdK family carboxylate-amine ligase has protein sequence MAAPLAADLPVEIVTEILPFTSSTPFTMGIELELQLVNRRNYNLASDAVDLLTWIEPRALQSQIKLEMTQGMIELNSGIHTRADQLIEELKDLRSALVNGARYLNIDVSGGGAHPFQHWNEQRITPSERFHYLHEKYGYLAKTFTVFGQHIHIGVANGDDALYLTHAFSRFIPHFIALSAASPFYQGADTQFESSRSNVVRAFPLSGTAPVHTRWCDFEHYYAELLQMGIIVSMKDFYWDIRPKPEYGTVEIRVCDTPLTIEHAAHLGGYAQLLARWLLTERPFEITDDFYLLYQYNRFEASRFGLKGMLALHGKTAAESRKLPIFEHLLQHVQILEAYVENDSEQQTLNRLRRMALENLSDAAWLRHTFSHRRSLNEMMRLSSELWMGGKPPAYFQ, from the coding sequence ATGGCGGCTCCTCTTGCCGCCGACCTTCCTGTAGAGATCGTGACGGAAATACTGCCGTTTACTTCCTCCACTCCTTTCACTATGGGAATCGAGCTGGAACTGCAATTGGTCAACCGGCGCAATTACAATTTGGCCAGCGATGCGGTGGATCTGCTGACCTGGATAGAGCCGCGCGCCCTGCAAAGCCAGATCAAGCTGGAAATGACGCAAGGAATGATAGAACTCAATTCGGGGATTCATACCCGGGCGGACCAGCTGATCGAGGAATTGAAAGACCTGCGCTCGGCACTGGTCAACGGCGCCCGCTATCTGAATATTGACGTCTCCGGCGGTGGGGCGCATCCGTTCCAGCACTGGAACGAGCAACGCATTACTCCCAGCGAGCGCTTCCATTATCTGCATGAAAAATACGGCTATCTGGCCAAGACTTTTACGGTGTTCGGCCAGCATATTCACATCGGCGTGGCCAATGGTGATGATGCGCTGTACCTGACGCATGCCTTTTCACGCTTCATTCCGCATTTCATCGCGTTATCCGCGGCATCGCCGTTTTATCAGGGGGCCGATACCCAGTTTGAATCTTCCCGCAGTAATGTGGTGCGGGCTTTTCCCTTGTCCGGGACGGCTCCGGTACATACCCGCTGGTGCGATTTTGAGCACTACTATGCGGAGTTGTTGCAAATGGGCATCATCGTCAGCATGAAGGATTTTTACTGGGATATCCGCCCCAAGCCGGAATACGGCACGGTTGAAATCCGTGTCTGCGATACGCCACTGACGATAGAGCATGCCGCGCATCTGGGTGGCTATGCGCAGCTGCTGGCGCGCTGGTTGCTCACGGAGCGGCCGTTTGAGATTACCGACGATTTTTACCTGCTCTATCAGTACAACCGTTTTGAAGCCAGCCGCTTCGGCTTGAAAGGCATGCTGGCGCTGCACGGGAAGACCGCCGCGGAATCGCGAAAATTGCCGATTTTTGAGCATCTGTTGCAGCATGTGCAGATATTGGAAGCGTACGTGGAGAACGATTCAGAGCAGCAAACACTGAATCGCTTGCGGCGGATGGCGCTGGAAAACCTGAGTGATGCGGCATGGTTGCGTCACACCTTCTCACATCGCCGTTCGCTCAACGAAATGATGCGGCTTTCTTCCGAGTTGTGGATGGGCGGAAAGCCGCCGGCTTATTTCCAGTAA
- a CDS encoding cation:proton antiporter, which produces MAWFLPSFALGQPLQWNALLLFGGLLLLGLIGGHLVSRSPWVPRITGYLLVGLLLGQGGLNWLSGDVLQMTAIFSDVAMALVVYQLGRYVDIGWLLREKWMLAIVATSSLLCFVFVSGALRMFGATSVLALLGGVLAIATSPAVVIVVLRDLKAEGQVTRRLAAMTALNNCIALLAAYALLPLIATESGTSAWTLFAHTLYSLVGAFALAYLVYWVMAPLARLLGRRRSSQFVLVIAIITLAIGAAHALNLPVMLTMLFFAILSKNLDRQYDIMELEFGVANDLFMVMLFVTMGASIRFSDLTVVGVSVVLLVAARFLAMGCGVFLFARFARMNWRQAGLLTLGTLPMTEAGLGLMQTAFTLYPNTTADMVPLLAGCLVVLELLGPVATQFALIKSGESGRES; this is translated from the coding sequence ATGGCTTGGTTTTTGCCATCTTTTGCGCTCGGTCAGCCGCTGCAATGGAACGCTTTACTGTTGTTTGGCGGTTTGCTTTTGCTGGGATTGATCGGCGGCCATCTGGTGTCGCGATCCCCCTGGGTGCCGCGCATTACAGGTTATTTGCTCGTCGGTTTGTTGTTGGGACAGGGCGGACTGAACTGGTTGTCCGGCGATGTGTTGCAAATGACCGCGATTTTTTCCGATGTCGCCATGGCGCTGGTGGTGTACCAACTCGGGCGCTATGTCGATATCGGCTGGCTGCTCCGCGAGAAGTGGATGCTGGCCATTGTGGCGACCTCGTCGCTGCTGTGTTTCGTGTTTGTCAGCGGCGCGCTGCGAATGTTCGGTGCCACCTCGGTGCTGGCGCTGCTGGGTGGGGTGCTGGCGATTGCCACTTCGCCGGCGGTCGTGATTGTGGTGCTGCGCGATTTGAAGGCGGAGGGTCAGGTGACCCGCAGACTCGCGGCGATGACGGCGCTCAATAACTGCATCGCCTTGCTGGCCGCCTATGCTTTGCTGCCGCTCATTGCGACCGAATCCGGCACGTCGGCCTGGACTCTGTTTGCGCATACCTTGTATTCGCTGGTCGGTGCATTTGCCCTGGCCTATCTGGTTTACTGGGTGATGGCACCGCTGGCGCGCTTACTGGGACGGCGGCGCAGCAGCCAGTTCGTGCTGGTCATTGCGATCATCACGCTGGCCATCGGCGCGGCGCACGCCCTGAATCTACCCGTCATGCTGACCATGCTGTTTTTCGCGATTCTGTCGAAAAATCTGGATCGGCAGTACGACATCATGGAGCTGGAATTCGGTGTCGCCAACGACCTGTTCATGGTCATGCTGTTCGTCACCATGGGTGCGTCGATCCGGTTTTCAGATCTGACGGTCGTGGGTGTCTCCGTTGTGCTGCTGGTGGCGGCACGCTTCCTGGCGATGGGGTGTGGCGTATTTCTGTTTGCCCGGTTTGCGCGCATGAACTGGAGGCAGGCCGGACTGTTGACACTAGGCACCTTGCCGATGACCGAAGCAGGTTTGGGCCTGATGCAAACGGCCTTTACCCTGTATCCCAATACCACCGCGGATATGGTGCCGCTGTTGGCGGGCTGCCTGGTCGTGCTGGAGTTGCTGGGTCCGGTGGCGACGCAATTCGCACTAATTAAATCGGGTGAAAGCGGGCGTGAATCATGA
- the trxA gene encoding thioredoxin TrxA codes for MSENIKHITDASFEIDVLKSDKPVLVDFWAEWCGPCKAIAPILEEVAKEYDGKLLIAKLDVDANQAIPAKFGIRGIPTLILFKNGAVAAQKVGALAKGQLTSFIDSNI; via the coding sequence ATGAGCGAAAACATTAAACATATTACAGACGCATCTTTTGAGATTGACGTACTGAAGTCCGACAAACCTGTCCTGGTCGATTTCTGGGCCGAATGGTGCGGTCCTTGCAAAGCGATTGCCCCTATCCTGGAAGAAGTTGCCAAGGAATACGACGGCAAACTGCTCATCGCCAAACTGGATGTCGATGCGAATCAGGCGATCCCTGCCAAATTCGGTATCCGCGGTATTCCAACGCTGATCCTATTCAAAAACGGCGCCGTTGCCGCACAGAAAGTCGGCGCTTTGGCCAAGGGCCAACTGACCTCGTTTATCGATAGCAATATCTGA
- the rho gene encoding transcription termination factor Rho, which translates to MHLSELKAMHVSALLEMAISLDIDNAARLRKQELMFAILKKRAKSGEQIFGDGALEVLPDGFGFLRSPDASYMASTDDIYISPSQIRRFNLHTGDSIEGEVRTPKDGERYFALVKVDKVNGEPPEASKHRILFENLTPLHPNKPLLLERDMRGEENITGRIIDLIAPIGKGQRGLLVASPKSGKSVMLQHIAHAITTNHPEAVMIVLLIDERPEEVTEMQRSVRGEVVASTFDEPATRHVQVAEMVLEKAKRLVEMKKDVVILLDSITRLARAYNTVIPASGKVLTGGVDANALQRPKRFFGAARNIEEGGSLTIIATALIETGSRMDDVIFEEFKGTGNMEVHLERRLAEKRVYPSINLNKSGTRREELLMKPDQMQKVWLLRKLLYSMDEIEAMEFILDKMKATKNNAEFFDMMKRGN; encoded by the coding sequence ATGCACTTATCCGAATTAAAAGCCATGCATGTCTCGGCATTGCTCGAAATGGCAATCAGCCTCGACATTGACAATGCTGCGCGCCTGCGCAAACAAGAACTGATGTTCGCGATCCTCAAGAAGCGCGCGAAATCGGGAGAACAAATTTTTGGCGATGGCGCCCTGGAAGTACTGCCGGATGGTTTCGGCTTCCTGCGCTCGCCCGACGCCAGCTACATGGCGTCCACCGACGACATTTACATCTCGCCGTCGCAAATCCGCCGCTTTAACCTGCACACCGGCGATTCAATCGAAGGCGAAGTACGCACCCCGAAAGATGGCGAACGCTACTTTGCCCTGGTCAAAGTCGACAAGGTCAACGGCGAACCGCCGGAAGCATCGAAACACCGCATCCTGTTTGAAAATCTGACCCCGCTGCACCCGAACAAACCGCTGCTGCTGGAACGCGACATGCGCGGCGAAGAAAACATTACCGGCCGCATCATCGATCTGATCGCCCCCATCGGCAAAGGCCAGCGCGGCTTGCTGGTAGCGTCGCCGAAGTCCGGTAAATCGGTCATGCTGCAACACATTGCGCATGCGATCACCACCAATCATCCCGAAGCCGTCATGATCGTTCTGCTGATCGACGAACGGCCGGAAGAAGTCACGGAAATGCAGCGCTCGGTGCGCGGCGAAGTGGTCGCCTCGACCTTCGACGAACCGGCAACGCGTCACGTGCAAGTGGCCGAAATGGTGCTGGAAAAAGCCAAGCGCTTAGTCGAAATGAAAAAGGATGTGGTCATCCTGCTCGACTCCATCACCCGTCTGGCGCGCGCCTACAATACCGTCATCCCGGCCTCCGGCAAGGTACTGACCGGTGGTGTCGATGCCAATGCGCTGCAACGGCCTAAACGCTTCTTTGGCGCCGCCCGCAATATCGAAGAAGGCGGCTCGCTGACCATCATCGCTACCGCCCTGATCGAAACCGGCAGCCGCATGGATGACGTGATTTTCGAAGAATTCAAGGGTACCGGCAACATGGAAGTGCATCTGGAACGCCGCTTGGCTGAAAAGCGCGTCTATCCATCAATCAACCTCAACAAATCCGGCACCCGCCGCGAAGAACTGCTGATGAAGCCCGACCAGATGCAAAAAGTCTGGCTGCTGCGCAAGTTGCTCTACAGCATGGATGAAATTGAAGCGATGGAATTCATTCTCGATAAAATGAAGGCAACCAAGAACAACGCTGAATTTTTCGACATGATGAAACGCGGCAACTAA
- a CDS encoding MFS transporter encodes MANAQASTSKVGTVLKVTSGNFMEMFDFFLFGFYASYISKTFFPSGDEFASLMLTFMTFGAGFLMRPLGAIFLGAYVDRVGRRQGLIVTLALMALGTVLIAFVPGFDSIGYAAPLLVLIGRLLQGFSAGVELGGVSVYLSEIATPGHKGFYVSWQSGSQQVAIIFAAALGYALNIWMAPAEISAWGWRIPFIIGCLIVPVLFVIRRSLEETPEFLQRKHKPNAKEIFSSMLKNWRLVIAGVMLVAMTTVSFYLITVYTPTFGKNVLKLTTVDALIVTLCVGVSNFIWLPIMGALSDRIGRRPILLTFCILTVLTAYPALSWLVANPSFERMLGVELWLSFLYASYNGAMVVALTEVMPVSVRTAGFALAYSLATAIFGGFTPAIATFLIQYTGDKAAPGLWMSFAAICGLIATLVLYRKNARPAIE; translated from the coding sequence ATGGCAAACGCCCAGGCAAGTACATCGAAAGTCGGCACCGTTCTCAAAGTGACGAGCGGCAATTTTATGGAAATGTTCGACTTTTTCCTCTTTGGCTTTTACGCCTCCTACATTTCAAAGACGTTTTTCCCCTCCGGCGATGAGTTCGCCTCGCTGATGCTGACGTTCATGACCTTTGGCGCCGGCTTCCTGATGCGCCCGCTGGGCGCGATTTTCCTGGGGGCCTATGTCGACCGGGTGGGACGCCGGCAAGGTCTGATCGTGACGCTGGCCCTGATGGCACTGGGAACGGTCCTGATCGCCTTCGTGCCAGGTTTTGACAGCATCGGCTACGCCGCACCGCTGCTGGTGCTGATCGGTCGCCTGCTGCAAGGTTTTTCCGCGGGCGTCGAACTGGGCGGCGTCTCCGTCTATCTGTCCGAAATAGCCACGCCGGGCCACAAAGGGTTTTACGTTAGCTGGCAGTCGGGTAGCCAGCAAGTCGCGATTATTTTCGCTGCGGCACTCGGCTACGCGCTCAACATCTGGATGGCGCCAGCGGAAATCAGCGCCTGGGGCTGGCGCATCCCGTTCATCATCGGTTGCCTGATCGTACCGGTGCTGTTCGTCATCCGCCGTTCGCTGGAGGAAACGCCGGAATTTCTGCAACGCAAACACAAACCTAACGCCAAAGAAATTTTCAGCTCCATGCTCAAAAACTGGCGTCTGGTGATTGCCGGCGTGATGCTGGTGGCCATGACCACGGTCTCCTTTTACCTGATTACCGTCTACACCCCGACTTTCGGCAAAAACGTACTGAAACTGACCACGGTCGATGCGCTGATCGTGACCTTGTGCGTCGGGGTCTCCAACTTCATCTGGCTGCCTATCATGGGCGCCCTGTCGGATCGCATCGGTCGTCGCCCGATTCTGCTGACTTTTTGCATATTGACCGTCCTGACCGCCTACCCTGCGCTGTCGTGGCTGGTAGCCAACCCCAGCTTCGAGCGGATGTTGGGCGTTGAACTGTGGTTGTCGTTCCTCTATGCCAGCTACAACGGCGCCATGGTCGTCGCACTGACCGAAGTCATGCCGGTCAGCGTGCGCACTGCCGGTTTTGCGTTGGCCTATAGTCTGGCGACCGCGATCTTCGGCGGCTTTACCCCGGCCATCGCCACTTTCCTGATCCAATACACAGGCGACAAAGCAGCGCCCGGACTGTGGATGAGCTTTGCCGCCATCTGTGGCCTGATCGCCACGCTGGTGTTGTATCGCAAGAACGCGCGTCCGGCGATTGAATAA
- a CDS encoding type B 50S ribosomal protein L31 encodes MKKGIHPEYREVLFHDVSNDFKFITRSTINARDKMEFEGKEYPLVKIEVSSESHPFFTGKHKIVDTAGRVEKFRQKFGTVGSKTQVADSE; translated from the coding sequence ATGAAAAAAGGCATTCACCCGGAATACCGCGAAGTGTTGTTCCACGATGTATCGAACGATTTCAAGTTCATTACCCGTTCGACTATCAACGCACGCGACAAAATGGAATTCGAAGGCAAGGAATACCCACTCGTGAAGATTGAAGTTTCTTCCGAATCGCATCCTTTCTTCACCGGCAAGCACAAAATCGTCGACACGGCTGGCCGCGTCGAGAAGTTCCGTCAGAAATTCGGCACTGTCGGATCCAAGACACAAGTCGCAGACAGCGAATAA
- a CDS encoding glycosyltransferase, translated as MQTILTTKFKPVRLPASATRALPRWALLALGLLYILPGLIGRDPWKSDDAISFGIMWTMAHGTLQDWLSPNIAGMQMAAESPLTYWLGALCIKLFGALLGDPLAARVSAGIAFLISALSIWYATYLLGRRSDAQPLKLAFGGQPEARDFGRTLADGAFLIYLGFLGLLLHSHETSPKSMQLALLAFAMYTAVRFFDSGKARNSIAIGLALGLLVITYGWLLPAGILIGLLTLAVIRNRRAILPLLLISLPLAVVPVAAWIFALKTFTPDSAGQIDIWMSWNLYQLNWPSFPALRYLLKYGIWFAWPAWPFAAWAIYAWRHQEKTLHISLTLCFLIPIAALILLNVHSEEEMLLPLLPPLAILAAFGLPTMKRGAINAVDWFSVMIFTFSATFIWIGWIAKETGWPAQIAKNAHKLAPGYQPDFNLISFVIAILGTLCWIVLVNWRISRQPSVLWRAVVLSSGGVILCWLLLTTLWMPWINYGRSYAGVAEQIAQRLPSTVTCIDTNVGPAQRASFAYFGKMQFATDENSGCDVLLLQDAMRDQDDRLLQQFSGKWKLLWEGRRPSDRDERFRLYRRAR; from the coding sequence ATGCAAACCATACTCACCACCAAATTCAAACCTGTCCGTCTACCCGCTTCTGCCACCCGGGCGCTGCCGCGCTGGGCGCTGCTGGCACTAGGTCTCTTGTATATTTTGCCCGGCCTGATCGGCCGCGATCCCTGGAAAAGCGACGACGCCATCAGTTTCGGCATCATGTGGACCATGGCGCATGGCACGCTGCAAGACTGGCTGTCACCGAACATCGCCGGCATGCAGATGGCCGCCGAAAGCCCGCTGACCTATTGGCTGGGCGCGCTCTGCATCAAACTGTTCGGCGCACTTCTTGGCGATCCGCTCGCCGCCCGGGTGTCCGCCGGCATCGCCTTCCTGATCAGCGCCTTGTCGATCTGGTACGCCACCTATCTGCTGGGACGCCGCAGCGACGCGCAACCGCTGAAACTGGCCTTCGGCGGCCAGCCCGAAGCCCGCGACTTCGGCCGCACCCTGGCCGACGGTGCCTTCCTGATTTACCTCGGCTTTCTCGGCCTGTTGCTGCACAGCCATGAAACCAGCCCGAAATCGATGCAACTGGCGCTGCTGGCTTTTGCCATGTACACCGCCGTCCGTTTTTTCGACTCGGGCAAAGCCCGCAACAGCATCGCCATCGGATTGGCGCTGGGTTTGCTGGTCATCACTTACGGCTGGCTATTGCCGGCAGGGATACTCATCGGCCTGCTGACGCTGGCGGTGATTCGCAACAGACGGGCGATACTGCCATTGCTGCTCATCAGCCTGCCACTTGCTGTTGTGCCGGTAGCAGCCTGGATCTTCGCTCTGAAAACATTCACCCCCGACAGCGCCGGGCAAATCGACATCTGGATGAGCTGGAACCTGTACCAACTCAACTGGCCCTCCTTCCCCGCGCTTCGTTATCTGCTGAAATACGGCATCTGGTTCGCCTGGCCGGCATGGCCGTTCGCTGCCTGGGCCATCTATGCGTGGCGTCATCAGGAAAAAACGCTGCACATTTCACTCACGCTCTGCTTCCTGATCCCCATCGCGGCGCTGATCTTGCTCAACGTCCATAGCGAAGAAGAAATGTTGCTGCCGCTACTGCCTCCGCTGGCGATTCTGGCCGCGTTCGGGCTGCCGACCATGAAGCGCGGCGCGATCAATGCCGTGGACTGGTTTTCCGTCATGATCTTCACCTTCAGCGCCACCTTCATCTGGATAGGCTGGATCGCCAAAGAAACCGGCTGGCCGGCGCAAATCGCCAAAAATGCCCACAAACTGGCGCCCGGCTACCAACCCGATTTCAATCTGATCAGCTTCGTCATCGCCATACTCGGCACCCTCTGCTGGATCGTGCTGGTCAACTGGCGCATTTCAAGGCAGCCATCGGTGCTGTGGCGCGCCGTCGTCCTGTCCTCCGGCGGAGTAATCCTGTGCTGGCTGCTACTGACCACCTTATGGATGCCGTGGATTAATTACGGCCGCAGCTACGCTGGCGTCGCCGAGCAGATCGCGCAGCGCTTGCCCTCAACCGTGACCTGCATCGATACCAACGTCGGTCCGGCGCAACGCGCCTCGTTCGCTTATTTCGGCAAGATGCAGTTCGCCACTGATGAAAATAGCGGCTGTGATGTCCTGCTGCTGCAAGACGCCATGCGCGACCAGGATGACCGCTTGCTGCAACAATTCAGCGGCAAATGGAAACTGCTGTGGGAAGGTCGCCGGCCATCCGACCGGGACGAGCGTTTCCGCTTGTACCGACGGGCCCGATGA
- a CDS encoding MATE family efflux transporter, with translation MTSRTPTTRIAALAWPILIGQLALIANGVIDTTMAARFSAIDLAALALGVSIYVSIFVGLSGVMQALLPTIGQLAGAQRFAAIGAEVKQGLWLALILSIVGGVVLLFSPAFLQLSHIGPELQAKTGLYLQIQVLALPATLLFRVYAALNTALLRPKMVMAIQIVALALKVPLNALFVFGGLGIPALGGPGCALASTLIAWLMALIAWALVYRFPFYRQLHLFGSGFVWPQWKTLSTLLKLGIPMGMSYFIEVTAFTLMAIFIARLGPLALGGHQIAANMGTVLYMLPLSIASATGTLVAQAIGAGNPVLARHIGNAGIRLAALLSVLVGLLVWLGREAIIRAYTPDAAIIAAALPLFVYIGFYQLFDSVQVTAAFILRAYKVALVPTLIYALALWGIGLGGGYLLGLDPYHLSPPMWQGAAGFWLGNSASLGLVAISLLYYLRRVQRRTV, from the coding sequence TTGACTTCCCGCACCCCCACCACCCGTATTGCCGCTCTCGCCTGGCCGATCCTGATCGGCCAGCTGGCGCTGATTGCCAATGGCGTCATCGACACCACCATGGCAGCCCGCTTTTCAGCGATTGATCTCGCGGCGCTGGCGCTGGGCGTGTCGATTTACGTCAGCATCTTCGTTGGCTTGTCGGGAGTGATGCAGGCTTTGTTGCCCACCATTGGTCAACTGGCGGGCGCGCAACGCTTCGCCGCCATCGGCGCTGAAGTCAAACAGGGTTTGTGGCTGGCGTTAATACTGAGTATCGTCGGCGGCGTCGTGTTGCTGTTTTCACCGGCGTTCCTGCAGCTCTCCCACATCGGCCCCGAGCTGCAGGCGAAGACCGGTCTGTATTTGCAGATACAGGTTCTCGCCTTACCCGCCACCTTGCTCTTTCGCGTCTATGCCGCGCTCAACACGGCACTGCTGCGACCCAAAATGGTGATGGCGATTCAGATCGTCGCGCTGGCGCTCAAAGTCCCTCTGAACGCGCTCTTCGTGTTTGGCGGTCTCGGCATCCCCGCATTGGGTGGCCCCGGTTGCGCGCTGGCCTCCACGCTGATTGCCTGGCTGATGGCGCTCATCGCCTGGGCGCTGGTCTACCGCTTCCCGTTTTATCGGCAACTGCACTTGTTTGGCAGCGGCTTCGTCTGGCCGCAATGGAAGACGCTGAGCACTTTGCTGAAACTGGGCATCCCGATGGGGATGAGTTATTTCATTGAAGTCACCGCCTTCACGCTGATGGCTATTTTCATTGCCCGACTCGGGCCGCTGGCGCTGGGCGGCCATCAGATTGCGGCGAACATGGGGACCGTCCTTTACATGCTGCCGCTCTCCATCGCCAGCGCTACCGGCACCTTGGTGGCGCAAGCAATCGGCGCAGGTAATCCGGTGTTAGCCAGACACATCGGAAACGCCGGCATACGGCTGGCGGCATTGTTATCGGTGCTGGTGGGTTTGCTCGTCTGGCTGGGGCGGGAGGCAATCATCCGCGCCTATACGCCCGATGCGGCCATCATTGCCGCTGCCTTGCCACTATTCGTCTACATCGGCTTTTATCAATTGTTCGACTCCGTTCAGGTCACGGCAGCCTTTATTTTGCGCGCCTACAAAGTGGCGCTGGTGCCGACGCTGATTTACGCTCTGGCCTTATGGGGAATCGGATTGGGAGGGGGCTATCTGCTGGGGCTGGATCCCTATCACCTTAGCCCGCCAATGTGGCAGGGTGCCGCTGGATTCTGGCTAGGCAATAGTGCGAGTCTGGGACTTGTTGCTATCAGCCTGCTCTATTATTTGCGCCGGGTGCAGCGCCGCACGGTTTGA